A part of Acidobacteriota bacterium genomic DNA contains:
- a CDS encoding M15 family metallopeptidase, whose protein sequence is MRSRIKLSAFLQVGSALAAGGLLSVLFLFFPGPAPAGDCAETVTIGKNDYAVPARWCGKRLDSTRIAVDTELVRLPDEFTYEDYRIYLRPDARDAFVSMARAAKGDSIQLLTDSGYRSLKFQERIILERLRGGQTIEHILSMVAPAGYSEHHTGRAVDLVPSEALFAGTAGFTWLAEHAAGFGFRQTFPESAADSLHWESWHWYYQPDSE, encoded by the coding sequence GTGCGCTCCCGCATCAAACTCTCGGCATTCCTCCAGGTCGGTTCGGCACTGGCAGCCGGCGGCCTTCTCTCCGTGCTGTTCTTGTTTTTCCCCGGGCCGGCACCGGCGGGAGACTGCGCCGAGACGGTGACCATCGGCAAGAACGACTACGCGGTTCCCGCGCGCTGGTGCGGCAAACGGCTCGATTCGACCCGGATTGCCGTCGATACCGAACTTGTTCGACTGCCGGATGAGTTTACGTACGAGGACTACCGTATATACCTCCGCCCGGATGCCCGGGACGCCTTTGTCAGCATGGCGCGGGCGGCGAAAGGTGACAGCATTCAGCTTCTGACCGACTCAGGGTATCGCTCACTTAAGTTCCAGGAGCGGATAATCCTCGAACGGCTCCGCGGCGGGCAAACGATAGAGCATATTCTCTCCATGGTCGCCCCCGCCGGCTATTCGGAGCATCACACCGGCCGCGCGGTCGACCTGGTACCCAGCGAGGCGTTGTTTGCCGGGACCGCCGGCTTTACCTGGCTGGCCGAGCACGCCGCCGGCTTCGGTTTCCGCCAGACCTTTCCTGAGTCCGCCGCCGATTCCCTGCACTGGGAATCATGGCACTGGTATTACCAGCCTGACAGCGAGTAA
- a CDS encoding flavin reductase family protein produces MSKEIQKVLKKLEYGVYVVTLGKGSQGNAFTASWLTQVSSEPPMVALAIHDKHQSARLLRDIDGFVVHLIAQGQEAFAKTFYGPAESGYEKLKATSVEDSPATSSPLLKGATGYLDCKIVNRVPCGNHTLFIAEVLAASLDSDTAILTCSGSNLRYTG; encoded by the coding sequence ATGTCCAAAGAGATTCAGAAAGTCCTGAAGAAGCTGGAATACGGTGTATATGTGGTTACTCTGGGCAAGGGCTCACAGGGAAACGCTTTCACCGCGAGCTGGCTGACGCAGGTCAGTTCCGAACCTCCGATGGTCGCCCTGGCCATCCATGACAAGCACCAGTCGGCGCGGCTGCTCAGGGATATCGACGGCTTTGTTGTCCACCTGATCGCTCAAGGTCAGGAGGCGTTCGCGAAGACCTTCTACGGCCCGGCGGAATCCGGCTACGAGAAACTCAAGGCCACCAGCGTCGAGGATTCACCGGCTACTTCGTCGCCGCTGCTGAAAGGCGCCACGGGGTACCTGGACTGCAAAATCGTCAACCGGGTGCCGTGCGGCAATCACACTCTCTTTATCGCCGAGGTCCTCGCGGCCTCTCTGGATTCCGATACCGCGATACTGACCTGCTCCGGCAGCAACCTCCGGTACACGGGCTGA
- the gyrA gene encoding DNA gyrase subunit A yields the protein MAIEREKIETVFLEEEMKSSYLDYSMSVITNRALPDIRDGMKPSNRRILVAMNDLHLNPGRPHRKCAKIAGDTSGNYHPHGEQVVYPTLVRMAQDFNMRYPLVDGQGNFGSIDGDDAAAMRYTEARLTPIAVEILADLDKETVNLIANYDATLREPTVLPGKFPNLICNGSSGIAVGMATNMPPHNLREISRAILHVIDNPDCTVDDLLELVPGPDFPTGGIINGREGIREAYSTGKGHIPVRAKAVVERMRNGKEAIVVAEIPFQVNKANLLEKIADLVRDRHIEGISDLRDESDRDGMRIVVELRREVPAEIVLNQLYARTTMQVTFSVMMLGLDHGIPKLMTLKELVQAFVDHRHEVVVRRTEYDLQKAEDRAHILEGYKIALDNIDAVISLIKKSKDTPTAREGLMANFKLSEKQATAILEMRLQRLTGLERQKIEDEYLGLLKKISEYKAILDSRQLRLEIIKDETVELEKKYGDDRRTEIQEAAEELTVEDLIAEEEMVITISHLGYVKRLSVSAYRKQHRGGKGVIGIAPKEEDFAEHLFIASTHDYILFFSNRGRCYWIKVHEIPVGGKLAKGKPVVNLCGMEKGETIAAFCRVREFSDDRFVVMATRKGIIKKTALSTFSNPRKAGINAINISENGDELIDAAVSDGTCEIVLATRKGMAIRFPEDKVRSMGRTAYGVKGINLGKGDYCVGMVVVRRDSTLLVVTENGYGKRTSIQDYRMTNRGGKGVINVKASDRNGEVVAIMEVLDQDELILITRQGIANRQAVKDITVIGRNTQGVRLISLHTGDIVTDVARVVKEE from the coding sequence ATGGCGATTGAGCGAGAAAAAATAGAGACGGTCTTCCTCGAAGAGGAAATGAAATCGTCGTACCTCGATTACTCCATGTCGGTCATCACCAACCGCGCCCTTCCGGACATACGTGACGGCATGAAGCCGTCCAATCGGCGCATCCTTGTGGCGATGAACGATCTGCACCTCAATCCCGGCCGGCCCCACCGCAAATGCGCGAAAATCGCCGGCGATACCTCGGGCAACTACCACCCGCACGGTGAGCAGGTCGTTTATCCGACGCTGGTGCGCATGGCCCAGGATTTCAACATGCGCTACCCGCTGGTCGACGGACAGGGGAATTTCGGGTCGATAGACGGAGACGATGCCGCGGCCATGCGGTATACGGAGGCGCGCCTGACACCCATCGCCGTCGAGATACTGGCTGATCTCGACAAAGAGACGGTCAACCTGATAGCGAACTATGACGCCACCTTACGGGAGCCTACGGTGCTTCCGGGCAAGTTCCCCAACCTGATCTGTAACGGCAGTTCCGGGATTGCGGTGGGCATGGCTACAAACATGCCGCCGCACAACCTCAGGGAGATCAGCCGGGCCATACTGCACGTGATTGACAACCCGGATTGCACGGTGGACGACCTGCTGGAACTGGTACCGGGTCCGGATTTCCCGACCGGCGGAATCATCAACGGCCGCGAGGGTATTCGTGAAGCCTACAGCACGGGAAAGGGGCACATCCCGGTCAGGGCCAAGGCGGTCGTCGAACGCATGCGCAACGGCAAGGAAGCGATTGTCGTCGCCGAGATTCCCTTTCAGGTCAACAAGGCGAACCTGCTCGAAAAGATAGCCGATCTCGTGCGGGACAGGCACATCGAGGGTATCTCCGACCTGCGTGACGAGTCCGACCGCGACGGCATGCGCATCGTGGTTGAGCTCAGGCGCGAAGTGCCGGCCGAGATCGTGCTGAACCAGTTGTACGCGCGTACGACCATGCAGGTGACGTTTTCGGTGATGATGCTCGGACTGGATCACGGCATTCCGAAGCTCATGACGCTAAAAGAACTGGTCCAGGCGTTTGTGGATCACCGGCACGAAGTGGTGGTCCGCCGCACCGAATACGATCTGCAAAAGGCGGAGGATCGTGCGCACATTCTCGAGGGTTACAAGATCGCCCTGGACAACATCGATGCCGTCATCAGTCTGATCAAGAAGTCAAAGGACACGCCCACGGCCCGAGAAGGCCTGATGGCGAATTTCAAGCTTTCCGAGAAGCAGGCGACGGCCATCCTGGAAATGCGGCTGCAACGCCTGACCGGCCTGGAGCGCCAGAAAATCGAGGATGAGTACCTGGGACTGCTCAAGAAGATCAGCGAGTACAAGGCGATCCTTGACTCCAGGCAACTGCGCCTGGAAATCATCAAGGACGAGACCGTGGAGCTGGAGAAAAAGTACGGCGACGACCGGCGCACCGAGATCCAGGAGGCGGCCGAGGAACTGACGGTGGAGGACCTGATCGCCGAAGAGGAGATGGTTATCACCATTTCGCACCTCGGTTACGTCAAGCGGTTGTCCGTTTCGGCCTACCGCAAACAGCACCGCGGCGGCAAAGGCGTCATCGGTATTGCCCCCAAGGAGGAGGACTTCGCAGAGCACCTGTTTATCGCCTCCACCCACGACTATATCCTGTTTTTCTCGAACCGGGGTCGATGCTACTGGATCAAGGTGCATGAAATCCCGGTGGGCGGCAAACTGGCCAAGGGCAAGCCGGTCGTCAACCTGTGCGGGATGGAGAAAGGCGAGACGATTGCGGCGTTCTGCCGGGTGCGCGAGTTCAGCGACGACAGGTTTGTCGTCATGGCGACCAGGAAGGGGATAATCAAGAAAACCGCTCTCTCGACGTTCAGCAATCCGCGCAAGGCCGGTATCAACGCCATAAACATCAGCGAAAACGGCGACGAGCTGATCGACGCCGCCGTATCGGACGGCACCTGTGAGATCGTCCTGGCCACCCGCAAGGGGATGGCCATCCGCTTCCCGGAGGACAAAGTCCGGTCCATGGGCCGCACGGCTTACGGCGTGAAGGGGATCAACCTGGGCAAGGGTGACTACTGCGTCGGTATGGTCGTTGTCCGCCGTGACAGCACGCTGCTGGTGGTCACCGAGAACGGTTACGGCAAGCGAACCTCCATACAGGATTACCGCATGACCAACCGCGGTGGCAAGGGCGTGATCAACGTCAAGGCCTCGGACCGTAACGGTGAGGTGGTGGCCATCATGGAAGTGCTCGACCAGGACGAGTTGATCCTGATCACACGTCAGGGCATCGCCAACCGCCAGGCGGTCAAGGATATCACGGTCATCGGCCGCAACACGCAGGGCGTACGCCTGATTTCGCTGCATACCGGCGACATCGTCACCGACGTCGCACGGGTGGTGAAGGAGGAATAA
- a CDS encoding P-loop NTPase fold protein, with amino-acid sequence MGENQEEKEVRFLADVPLESLDDDLLGWGRLADNVVDALLLNSGKKGYVVGIKGSWGSGKTTFLNFVRLIFDKLSTEKGIIVFRYNPWLYANECQLPNFFTELGKVIWWQTAEGKQKVAGELAGRLEKYALYARSLEGTGVGLTPVGEKLSRVRRLFEMMAMWLRKRAGQNGRPLLELKKEIQKRLDDLAKTVVVLIDDVDRLPPQDICDVFQVVKNNGDFRGLSYVLAYDEAVVRAALKREYCQEYESFIEKIVQIEFALPPPDRVVLGEYFTSTLDTVLERLPATAEQYWSEQRWSNCYLQYIRHFVTSFRDVKRIVNGICLNANLVCRDNTVEVNPLDFVAVETISVCFPDVYDFIRRNKGIFVYVDDPTDPFGVPRKEDKLARKALDDTLDRVETKYRPLLDGLLRDLFPQLQHCDDDWSPDTASEQEWLRDLRVCSAKIFDRYFLYANYVGDIPNADVQFLIANLGHVSGCRTAVESLAKYYYTPGLRRLLEHLEAAMPMVVSAGTNPSNIVAFLFDVSDYLPRDEGVMGGIPIRFWLTNLVTQLVAGSSDEARAYLLQQAFAQSEGVFGPLAVFAVAAVEAEKQTGQQALAPANSQGILCRQAAERALAWMKAGAPLEHRHLVFILRVAKDFSEPKEFEFSLRGMLEDDINFQRFVTRYLVRSESVAIGQIAGKVDYRYDFPALEYITDLGAIRRRMRTTLLAPDAPDEVKLAFDVFLRDFDRYVHDPKPWKRTRL; translated from the coding sequence ATGGGGGAAAACCAGGAGGAAAAGGAAGTGCGGTTTCTAGCGGACGTTCCGCTGGAATCGCTCGACGACGATCTGCTGGGGTGGGGGCGGCTTGCTGATAATGTAGTAGATGCTCTGCTATTGAACAGCGGTAAGAAGGGCTATGTGGTCGGGATAAAGGGGAGTTGGGGTTCAGGGAAAACCACGTTTCTGAATTTCGTCCGTCTGATATTTGACAAGCTCTCCACGGAGAAGGGCATAATCGTCTTTCGGTATAACCCCTGGCTGTATGCCAACGAATGCCAACTGCCGAACTTCTTCACTGAGCTGGGTAAAGTTATATGGTGGCAGACCGCTGAAGGAAAACAGAAGGTGGCCGGTGAGTTGGCGGGGCGGCTCGAAAAGTACGCGTTGTACGCGCGTTCTTTAGAAGGAACGGGCGTTGGCCTGACACCGGTCGGGGAGAAGCTGTCCCGGGTGCGTCGGCTTTTCGAAATGATGGCCATGTGGCTTCGGAAGCGGGCGGGCCAGAACGGACGACCCCTGCTTGAGCTTAAGAAGGAAATACAGAAACGTTTGGATGATCTGGCGAAGACGGTAGTAGTGCTGATAGACGATGTCGACCGCCTTCCGCCACAAGATATTTGCGACGTGTTTCAAGTAGTGAAGAACAATGGTGATTTCAGGGGTCTGTCATACGTGCTCGCGTATGATGAGGCAGTGGTGAGAGCAGCACTGAAAAGGGAGTATTGTCAGGAATACGAGAGCTTCATTGAAAAGATAGTGCAGATTGAATTTGCGCTTCCGCCGCCCGACAGAGTCGTTTTAGGAGAGTATTTCACGTCCACGCTTGACACGGTACTGGAGCGCCTTCCGGCGACGGCCGAACAATACTGGTCGGAGCAACGCTGGTCGAACTGCTATTTGCAGTACATCCGGCATTTTGTCACGAGCTTTCGCGACGTGAAGCGGATTGTGAATGGGATCTGTCTTAACGCAAATCTCGTCTGCCGTGACAATACCGTCGAAGTAAACCCGCTGGATTTTGTAGCCGTGGAAACCATCAGTGTATGCTTCCCTGACGTGTACGATTTTATCCGCCGGAATAAAGGTATTTTTGTCTATGTCGATGATCCAACGGACCCATTTGGCGTTCCGCGAAAGGAAGACAAACTTGCGCGAAAGGCGCTCGATGACACTTTAGACCGTGTAGAAACCAAGTACCGTCCTCTTCTCGATGGGCTGCTGAGGGATCTGTTTCCGCAGCTTCAGCATTGTGACGATGATTGGAGTCCGGATACAGCGTCTGAGCAGGAATGGCTTCGTGACCTGCGGGTTTGTTCCGCGAAAATCTTCGACCGATACTTCTTGTACGCAAACTATGTGGGTGACATACCAAATGCAGACGTGCAGTTCCTTATCGCCAATCTCGGGCACGTGAGCGGTTGCCGCACAGCGGTTGAATCGCTTGCGAAATACTATTACACTCCCGGGCTGCGACGGCTGCTTGAGCACCTCGAGGCGGCGATGCCTATGGTCGTGTCCGCCGGGACAAATCCTTCCAACATAGTAGCCTTCCTTTTCGACGTAAGTGATTATCTACCCCGGGACGAAGGGGTAATGGGGGGAATCCCCATACGTTTTTGGCTAACGAATTTGGTTACACAACTCGTTGCTGGTTCCAGCGATGAAGCGAGGGCTTACCTGCTACAGCAGGCTTTCGCGCAATCCGAGGGTGTGTTTGGACCACTGGCCGTGTTTGCTGTTGCTGCCGTGGAGGCAGAAAAGCAAACTGGACAGCAAGCCTTGGCCCCCGCAAACTCGCAAGGGATCCTCTGTCGGCAAGCTGCTGAGCGTGCCCTGGCCTGGATGAAAGCCGGGGCCCCCCTTGAACATCGGCATCTTGTCTTCATACTCAGGGTCGCAAAAGATTTTTCGGAACCCAAAGAGTTTGAATTCTCCCTCCGTGGTATGCTTGAAGATGACATCAACTTCCAACGCTTTGTGACGCGGTACCTTGTGCGTTCGGAGAGCGTCGCCATAGGGCAAATTGCTGGGAAGGTGGACTACCGATACGATTTCCCTGCGCTGGAGTATATTACCGATCTGGGTGCTATTCGCCGGCGCATGCGTACGACTCTTTTGGCTCCAGATGCGCCCGATGAAGTCAAGCTGGCGTTCGACGTTTTCCTACGGGACTTTGACCGGTATGTACATGACCCAAAGCCTTGGAAGCGGACTCGTCTCTAG
- a CDS encoding DMT family transporter: MLWLRGQITIPRFAFAGRGAYLGRMPYLGELAALGTAFCWSFTAVFFSEAGRRIGSFRVNSIRLLFAVTIYCIVLLVTTGRIFPEDLNSSQVFWLALSGFIGLVLGDGCGFKALVMIGPRLTTLLWSTAPIMATVIAWFLLGEQLGLLHLVGIGITIAGLSWVVLERRYGGSNQFNLHREHPDSGTLLKGVLLGLAAALGQAAGLVLSKHAMLNAGGILDPMPASFIRMLSSLIVIWLFAGLSGRLRANVSAFKNGRAVLFAAGGATMGPFLGVWLSLVAVTMIPAGIAATLNAATPILIIPVVIAYYREKVTFRALIGALLAVGGMVLLFFADELSGLF, from the coding sequence GTGCTTTGGTTGCGCGGGCAGATCACTATCCCGCGATTTGCCTTTGCGGGCCGGGGGGCGTATCTTGGCCGGATGCCGTACCTGGGTGAGCTTGCCGCACTTGGCACCGCGTTCTGCTGGTCGTTTACGGCCGTCTTTTTTTCCGAGGCCGGGCGGCGCATAGGCTCGTTCCGCGTCAATTCCATCCGCCTGCTCTTTGCCGTGACGATCTACTGTATTGTCCTTCTTGTCACCACCGGCCGGATTTTTCCCGAGGATCTCAACAGCAGCCAGGTCTTCTGGCTGGCGCTGTCGGGCTTCATCGGCTTGGTGCTCGGCGACGGGTGCGGGTTCAAGGCGCTCGTCATGATCGGACCGCGCCTGACCACGCTGCTGTGGTCGACGGCGCCGATCATGGCGACGGTGATCGCCTGGTTCCTTCTTGGCGAACAACTCGGGCTGCTTCATCTCGTCGGGATAGGCATAACAATAGCCGGACTAAGCTGGGTGGTGCTGGAACGGCGCTACGGCGGATCGAATCAGTTCAACCTGCATCGGGAGCACCCTGATTCCGGCACGCTCTTAAAAGGCGTCCTTCTCGGGCTGGCGGCGGCGCTGGGGCAGGCGGCCGGTCTGGTGCTCTCCAAACACGCCATGCTGAACGCGGGAGGTATCCTCGATCCCATGCCGGCGTCGTTCATCCGGATGCTGTCATCGCTGATTGTCATCTGGCTGTTCGCCGGCCTCAGCGGGCGCCTGCGTGCCAACGTGAGCGCATTCAAGAACGGTCGGGCCGTTCTGTTTGCGGCCGGAGGTGCGACGATGGGCCCGTTTCTGGGAGTCTGGCTGTCATTGGTGGCGGTGACCATGATTCCGGCCGGTATTGCCGCCACGCTGAACGCCGCCACGCCGATTCTGATCATCCCGGTCGTCATAGCGTACTACCGGGAAAAGGTGACCTTTCGCGCGCTGATAGGCGCGCTGCTTGCCGTGGGCGGCATGGTGCTGCTCTTTTTCGCCGATGAGCTATCTGGATTATTCTAA
- the raiA gene encoding ribosome-associated translation inhibitor RaiA produces MQKVITARHFDLTPELRQKAEAEMDGLTRYFDNIISAELILDMERHRRMAELKVKVYKDVLTSSAETDDMYSSIAMAVDKMKGQLKKYKGKLKGKRPDQIADVTEAATRPSTDEDEVDI; encoded by the coding sequence ATGCAGAAGGTGATAACGGCGCGCCATTTTGATCTCACCCCGGAGCTTCGGCAGAAGGCTGAGGCTGAGATGGACGGATTGACACGGTACTTTGACAACATCATTTCCGCCGAACTGATCCTTGACATGGAACGGCACCGCCGCATGGCCGAACTAAAGGTCAAAGTCTACAAGGATGTTCTCACCAGTTCCGCCGAGACCGACGACATGTACAGTTCTATCGCCATGGCGGTCGACAAAATGAAGGGCCAACTGAAAAAGTACAAGGGCAAGCTGAAAGGAAAGAGACCCGATCAGATTGCCGACGTCACCGAGGCCGCCACCCGGCCGTCGACCGACGAGGACGAAGTCGACATCTGA
- the glpX gene encoding class II fructose-bisphosphatase yields the protein MDRNLALEMVRATEAAALAAARWMGRGNAQAADRAAVEAMHHAFNSIAFKGNIILGEGDRERFPMLYTGQRVGCGTSDEVDVAVDALECTNSVAFGRTNALAVVAMAPQGDFLKPPVSYLEKIAVGPEAASVIDLSAPIEENLERIANAKKYGASDLTVVILDRPRHEELIARVRDTGARIHLIPDGDVAAAVATSTPGTGIDVLVGTGGSVAGVLAAAALRCLGGEMQARLSPLGDEAERLKGTEYEDLSRLYRASDLAQGDHVMFAATGVTDGDMLNGVRYRADGATTHSVVMRQSTRTKRYIVTEHFFDYNPEY from the coding sequence GTGGATCGAAATCTTGCGCTTGAAATGGTGAGGGCCACTGAGGCGGCCGCTCTGGCGGCCGCCCGCTGGATGGGCAGAGGCAACGCCCAAGCCGCCGACCGGGCCGCCGTCGAGGCCATGCACCACGCCTTCAACTCCATCGCTTTCAAGGGAAACATTATCCTCGGCGAGGGGGACCGGGAGCGGTTCCCCATGCTCTATACGGGCCAGCGGGTCGGCTGCGGCACCTCCGACGAGGTGGACGTCGCCGTGGATGCCCTGGAATGCACCAACTCGGTGGCCTTTGGACGTACCAACGCCCTGGCCGTCGTGGCCATGGCCCCCCAGGGAGACTTCCTGAAGCCCCCGGTGAGCTATCTGGAGAAGATCGCCGTCGGGCCGGAGGCGGCCTCGGTTATCGACCTGTCTGCCCCTATCGAGGAAAATTTGGAGCGCATTGCCAACGCGAAGAAATACGGTGCCTCTGACCTGACGGTGGTGATCCTTGACCGGCCGCGGCACGAGGAACTCATTGCGCGGGTGCGCGATACCGGCGCGCGCATTCACCTGATACCGGACGGCGACGTGGCGGCGGCGGTTGCCACCTCCACCCCCGGGACCGGCATTGACGTGCTGGTCGGCACCGGCGGGTCGGTCGCCGGGGTGCTGGCGGCGGCGGCGCTGCGCTGCCTCGGCGGCGAGATGCAGGCCCGGCTGTCTCCGCTCGGCGACGAAGCCGAGCGGCTCAAGGGCACGGAATACGAGGACCTCAGCCGCCTTTACCGGGCCAGCGACCTGGCCCAGGGGGACCACGTCATGTTCGCGGCCACCGGGGTTACCGACGGCGACATGCTCAACGGGGTGCGCTACCGGGCCGACGGCGCCACCACTCACTCCGTGGTCATGCGTCAGTCCACCCGAACCAAGAGGTACATTGTCACGGAGCACTTTTTTGACTATAATCCAGAGTACTAA
- the rpoN gene encoding RNA polymerase factor sigma-54, producing MKLELRTSLRLTLAPQLIQSLKMLQMPLLKLEQTLRHELAVNPLLEEVEELEEPAEDTAEEQESDPDEPADDEKSDDFDWDEFLFDDEEGYKVREHRETEESRLEGTAASSRNLYDHLAEQLSYLRLSEEDQLIGEYIIGNINPDGYLAFSVPEMAAELEIAEEKISRVLELIQKFDPTGVGACNLRESLLIQLREKKMEHTLAYRLVDEHIRDLEKKSTLQIAKIMGVPFERAQRALETIRSLSPTPAYGRFDPAAAPIVPDLIVDRYGEDFVVYHNDRNIPQLRVNASYKQLIRRGSATPADTKAYVRQKLEQARWLLNAINQRRSTMIRVMEAIIGEQREFFVKGPAFLKPLIMEDIAQIVNMNVATISRVSSGKYVQTPLGVFEIKYFFNTGISKDDGEDVSKRSVKQRIEEIINAEDPQKPYSDQEIFRMLNEEGIRLARRTVTKYREELRIKPARFRKRIA from the coding sequence ATGAAACTCGAGCTCCGAACATCACTAAGGCTGACCCTTGCCCCGCAGCTGATACAGTCGCTCAAGATGCTGCAAATGCCTCTGCTCAAGCTGGAGCAGACGCTTCGTCACGAACTGGCCGTGAATCCGCTGCTGGAGGAAGTGGAGGAGCTTGAAGAACCGGCCGAGGACACCGCCGAAGAGCAGGAGAGCGATCCCGACGAGCCGGCCGACGACGAAAAGTCGGACGATTTCGACTGGGACGAGTTCCTGTTCGACGACGAGGAAGGATACAAGGTCCGGGAACACCGTGAGACGGAAGAATCGCGCCTGGAGGGGACCGCCGCGTCCTCCCGGAACCTCTACGACCATCTCGCCGAGCAGTTGTCCTACCTGCGGCTGTCGGAGGAAGACCAACTCATCGGAGAGTACATCATCGGCAACATCAACCCGGATGGTTACCTGGCCTTCTCTGTCCCGGAGATGGCCGCCGAGCTCGAAATTGCAGAGGAGAAGATCAGCCGGGTTCTCGAACTGATACAGAAGTTCGACCCGACCGGGGTGGGAGCCTGCAATCTCCGGGAGTCACTCCTGATCCAGCTCCGGGAAAAAAAGATGGAGCACACGCTGGCCTACCGGCTGGTCGATGAACACATCCGTGATCTCGAGAAAAAATCCACGCTGCAGATAGCCAAGATAATGGGCGTGCCGTTCGAACGCGCGCAACGGGCGCTGGAGACCATCAGGAGCCTGTCGCCGACGCCCGCCTACGGACGTTTTGACCCGGCGGCGGCACCGATTGTTCCCGACCTGATTGTCGATCGCTACGGCGAGGATTTCGTCGTTTACCACAACGACCGGAACATTCCGCAGCTTCGCGTCAACGCGAGCTACAAGCAGCTTATCAGGCGGGGCAGCGCCACGCCGGCGGATACCAAGGCCTACGTGCGGCAGAAGCTGGAGCAGGCTCGCTGGCTTCTGAACGCCATCAACCAGCGGCGTTCGACCATGATCAGGGTGATGGAGGCGATTATCGGGGAACAGCGCGAGTTCTTTGTGAAAGGCCCGGCCTTCCTCAAGCCGCTGATAATGGAGGACATCGCCCAGATAGTCAATATGAACGTGGCCACTATCAGCCGCGTGTCAAGCGGGAAGTACGTGCAAACTCCGCTGGGCGTGTTCGAAATCAAGTATTTCTTCAATACTGGCATTTCCAAAGATGACGGCGAGGACGTTTCCAAACGCTCGGTCAAGCAGCGCATTGAAGAAATCATCAATGCAGAAGACCCTCAGAAGCCATATTCCGACCAGGAAATCTTCCGGATGCTCAACGAGGAAGGCATCAGGTTGGCCCGGAGGACCGTGACCAAGTATCGCGAAGAGCTAAGGATAAAACCGGCGCGGTTCAGGAAACGAATTGCTTAG
- the lptB gene encoding LPS export ABC transporter ATP-binding protein, which translates to MTILKSRHLLKYYRKRAVVDDVSIVVEPGEVVGLLGPNGAGKTTTFYMIIGFIRPDGGRVFLGDANISRWPMYRRSSLGIGYLPQEASVFRKMTVEDNIMAILQFRNMTNKQRRARLEELLGELDIAHLRKNKAYTLSGGERRRVEITRALVNEPKFILLDEPFAGIDPIAVEDIQKIIRRLVERGLGVLITDHNVRETLSICSRAYIMCDGKILKSGGSEYLANDPEARRIYLGEKFRLN; encoded by the coding sequence ATGACAATCTTGAAATCGAGACATTTATTGAAGTACTACCGGAAGCGGGCGGTCGTCGACGACGTTTCGATCGTAGTGGAACCGGGAGAGGTCGTCGGGCTGCTCGGCCCCAACGGAGCCGGCAAAACTACCACCTTCTATATGATTATCGGGTTTATCCGGCCCGACGGCGGACGGGTCTTTCTCGGCGACGCCAACATCAGCAGGTGGCCGATGTATCGCCGGTCAAGTCTCGGTATCGGGTACCTCCCGCAGGAAGCCTCGGTCTTCAGGAAAATGACCGTCGAGGACAACATCATGGCCATCCTGCAGTTCCGGAATATGACCAACAAGCAGCGGCGCGCCCGCCTGGAAGAACTCCTCGGTGAACTTGATATCGCTCACCTTCGAAAAAACAAGGCCTATACCCTGTCCGGCGGCGAACGCCGCCGCGTGGAAATCACCCGGGCTCTCGTTAACGAACCAAAGTTCATTCTCCTGGATGAACCGTTTGCCGGGATCGATCCCATCGCGGTGGAAGACATCCAGAAGATCATTCGCCGCCTGGTGGAACGTGGACTCGGAGTACTTATTACCGACCATAACGTCCGCGAAACACTGTCGATATGCAGTCGAGCCTACATTATGTGTGACGGCAAGATTCTCAAGTCGGGAGGCTCTGAGTACCTGGCCAATGATCCCGAGGCAAGGAGAATCTACCTGGGAGAGAAGTTCAGGCTTAACTAG